A single window of Pseudarthrobacter defluvii DNA harbors:
- a CDS encoding ribose-phosphate diphosphokinase, producing the protein MSEITAHGEKKLVLATGRAHPELAREIAKELGTDLLPVDAYDFANGEIYVRAGESVRGTDAFVIQAHPAPLNNHLMEQLIMIDSLKRASAKRITVVSPFYPYARQDKKGRGREPISARLVADLYKTAGADRIMSVDLHTSQIQGFFDGPVDHLMAIPLLADYIRTRVDAENITVVSPDTGRVRVAEQWAERLGGAPLAFVHKSRDLTVPNQAVSKTVVGQIEGRTCVLIDDMIDTGGTISGAVTVLKNAGAKDVIIAATHAVFSDPAARRLSESGAREVVVTNTLPLNSSQRFPQLTVLSIAPLIARAIREVFDDGSVTSLFDGKA; encoded by the coding sequence ATGAGCGAAATTACGGCGCACGGCGAAAAGAAGCTGGTGCTCGCCACCGGGCGGGCCCATCCGGAGCTGGCCCGGGAAATCGCAAAGGAACTGGGCACTGACCTCCTTCCCGTCGACGCCTACGACTTCGCCAACGGCGAGATCTACGTCCGGGCCGGCGAGAGCGTGCGCGGAACCGACGCCTTCGTGATCCAGGCGCACCCCGCACCGCTGAACAACCACCTCATGGAACAGCTGATCATGATTGATTCGCTGAAGCGGGCCTCCGCCAAGCGCATCACCGTCGTCTCGCCGTTCTACCCCTACGCCCGGCAGGACAAGAAGGGCCGCGGCCGTGAGCCCATCTCCGCCCGCCTGGTGGCAGACCTCTACAAGACTGCCGGCGCCGACCGCATCATGAGCGTGGACCTGCACACCTCGCAGATCCAGGGCTTCTTCGACGGCCCGGTGGACCACCTGATGGCCATCCCGCTGCTCGCCGACTACATCCGCACCCGGGTGGACGCCGAGAACATCACCGTTGTGTCCCCGGACACCGGCCGCGTCCGCGTCGCCGAGCAGTGGGCCGAACGCCTCGGCGGCGCGCCGCTGGCCTTCGTCCACAAGAGCCGCGACCTCACGGTGCCCAACCAGGCGGTCTCCAAGACCGTGGTGGGCCAGATCGAGGGCCGCACCTGTGTCCTGATCGACGACATGATCGACACCGGCGGAACCATTTCCGGTGCCGTTACGGTACTGAAGAACGCCGGCGCCAAGGATGTCATCATCGCAGCCACCCACGCTGTCTTCTCGGATCCCGCGGCCCGCCGTCTCTCCGAGTCCGGCGCACGCGAAGTGGTGGTCACCAACACCCTCCCGCTGAACTCGTCCCAGCGCTTCCCGCAGCTGACGGTGCTCTCCATCGCACCGCTGATTGCCAGGGCCATCCGTGAAGTGTTCGACGACGGCTCGGTCACCAGCCTGTTCGACGGCAAGGCGTAG
- the glmU gene encoding bifunctional UDP-N-acetylglucosamine diphosphorylase/glucosamine-1-phosphate N-acetyltransferase GlmU, whose protein sequence is MIPENAGPAAVIVLAAGAGTRMKSRTPKILHEIGGLSMVGHALRAARSINPQRLAIVVRHERDLVESHVAALDPQAVIVDQDDIPGTGRAVEAALEALHADQDLAGTVVVTYGDVPLLSGGLLTELVATHEREGNAVTVLTAVLDDATGYGRILRGEDGSVTGIREHKDASEAERLIREVNSGIYAFDASVLRDALAKVTNDNAQGEKYLTDVLGLAREAGGRVAAVVTADRWQVEGANDRVQLAALGAELNRRTVEAWMRAGVTVVDPSTTWIDSTVTLDEDVRLLPNTQLHGATTVARDAVVGPDTTLTDVEVGEGATVIRTHGSGSVIGPRAAVGPFTYLRPGTVLGEKGKIGAFYETKNVTIGRGSKLSHLGYAGDAEIGEDTNIGCGNITANYDGEKKHRTVIGSGVRTGSNTVFVAPVTVGDGAYSGAGAVIRKDVPAGALALSVAAQRNAEGWVPAHRPGTRSAELAEAATKNSSSTPASTEEGK, encoded by the coding sequence GTGATCCCCGAGAATGCCGGTCCGGCCGCTGTAATCGTTCTGGCGGCAGGCGCCGGTACCCGGATGAAATCGCGTACCCCCAAGATCCTGCACGAAATCGGCGGCCTGTCCATGGTGGGGCACGCCCTCCGCGCGGCCCGCAGCATCAATCCGCAGCGGCTTGCCATTGTGGTGCGCCACGAGCGCGACCTGGTGGAGAGCCATGTGGCTGCCCTCGACCCGCAGGCTGTCATCGTGGACCAGGACGACATCCCCGGCACCGGCCGCGCTGTTGAAGCTGCGCTTGAGGCGCTGCACGCTGACCAGGACCTGGCTGGAACCGTGGTGGTCACCTACGGTGACGTGCCGCTGCTGTCCGGCGGGCTGCTGACCGAACTGGTCGCAACCCACGAGCGCGAAGGCAACGCCGTCACGGTCCTCACAGCAGTCCTTGACGATGCCACCGGCTACGGCCGCATCCTCCGGGGCGAGGACGGCTCCGTCACCGGCATCCGCGAACACAAGGACGCTTCGGAAGCCGAACGGCTGATCCGCGAAGTCAATTCCGGCATCTACGCCTTCGACGCCTCAGTGCTCCGCGATGCCCTGGCCAAGGTCACCAACGACAATGCCCAGGGTGAAAAATACCTCACTGACGTGCTGGGTCTGGCGCGGGAGGCAGGCGGCCGGGTGGCCGCCGTCGTCACCGCGGACCGCTGGCAGGTGGAAGGCGCCAACGACCGTGTCCAGCTGGCCGCCCTCGGCGCCGAGCTGAACCGGCGCACCGTGGAAGCCTGGATGCGCGCCGGCGTGACCGTTGTGGATCCCTCCACCACCTGGATCGATTCCACCGTCACCCTCGACGAGGACGTCCGGCTGCTGCCCAACACCCAACTGCACGGCGCCACCACCGTGGCGAGGGACGCCGTCGTTGGCCCCGACACCACCCTCACCGACGTTGAAGTAGGCGAGGGCGCCACGGTAATCCGCACACACGGCTCCGGTTCCGTCATTGGCCCGCGCGCCGCCGTCGGCCCCTTCACGTACCTTCGCCCGGGCACCGTACTGGGTGAAAAGGGCAAGATCGGCGCCTTCTACGAAACCAAGAACGTCACCATCGGCCGCGGCTCCAAGCTGTCCCACCTGGGGTACGCGGGTGACGCTGAAATCGGCGAAGACACCAACATCGGCTGCGGCAACATCACGGCCAATTACGACGGCGAGAAGAAGCACCGCACGGTGATCGGCTCGGGCGTCCGAACAGGCTCCAACACCGTCTTTGTTGCCCCGGTCACCGTGGGGGACGGCGCCTACAGCGGCGCCGGCGCGGTGATCCGCAAGGACGTACCTGCCGGAGCGCTTGCGCTGAGCGTCGCTGCCCAGCGCAACGCCGAAGGCTGGGTTCCCGCGCACCGTCCGGGAACCCGCTCCGCCGAACTGGCCGAGGCGGCCACCAAGAACTCCTCAAGTACCCCGGCATCTACAGAAGAGGGCAAGTAA
- a CDS encoding TetR/AcrR family transcriptional regulator — MSNNLPRMRMTGRQRRSQLIDVGRGLFAVRGLDGTTIEEIAACAGVSKPVIYEHFGSKEGLYTEVVDCEFHILLDSINTALTEEAKPRVLVERAALALLTYIEERTEGFRILMRDAPPSQPEGAFSTLLSHVTARVEHILSDEFSRRGFSGEDGAMYAQMLVGMVAMTGQWWQDSRQPDKHTVAAHLVNLAWNGLTGLQKEPELQSEP; from the coding sequence GTGAGCAACAACCTTCCGCGGATGCGGATGACGGGCCGGCAGCGCCGAAGCCAGCTGATCGACGTCGGCCGCGGCCTTTTCGCCGTCCGCGGCCTGGACGGGACCACCATCGAGGAAATCGCCGCCTGCGCAGGCGTGTCCAAGCCGGTCATCTACGAACACTTCGGCTCCAAGGAGGGCCTCTACACAGAAGTGGTTGACTGTGAGTTCCATATCCTCCTGGACTCGATCAACACAGCCCTCACCGAGGAAGCCAAGCCCCGCGTCCTCGTTGAACGCGCCGCACTGGCCCTGCTCACCTACATCGAGGAACGCACCGAAGGCTTCCGCATCCTGATGCGCGACGCTCCCCCGTCCCAGCCGGAAGGCGCCTTCTCCACCCTGCTGTCCCACGTCACCGCACGCGTGGAACACATCCTCTCCGACGAATTCTCCCGCCGCGGCTTCAGCGGCGAGGACGGCGCCATGTACGCCCAAATGCTCGTCGGCATGGTGGCCATGACCGGCCAATGGTGGCAGGACAGCCGCCAGCCCGACAAGCACACCGTCGCCGCGCACCTGGTCAACCTCGCCTGGAACGGCCTGACCGGCCTGCAGAAAGAACCTGAGCTGCAGTCTGAGCCTTAG
- a CDS encoding ABC-F family ATP-binding cassette domain-containing protein — translation MAHLLGGENLTVSYATRTVLDGITLGLEEGDRIGMVGRNGDGKSTLMRLLALRSTPDSGRVTKRGDVNVGYLDQSDVLDGDLTVGAAIVGDQADYEWARNPQIREIMGGLVSDVDWHANVHALSGGQKRRVALAKLLIEDHDVIMLDEPTNHLDVEGVAWLSRHLKTRWRANQGAFLVVTHDRWFLDEVCNKTWEVHDGIVDPFEGGYAAYVLARAERDRTASVVEGKRQQLVKKELAWLRRGAPARTAKPKFRIEAANALIADVPAPRDSMALSKMATARQGKDVLDLENVSLNFQGSDDGRKLFDNITLRLAPGERLGLVGVNGAGKTTLLKLLNGEINPDAGKLKRGKTVVTAVLTQEVKELDDVADLRVIEVIEREKRSFNVGGKEFTAGQLVEQLGFTNQKQWTPVKDLSGGERRRLQLLRLLVGEPNVLMLDEPTNDLDTDTLAAVEDVLDGWPGTLVVVSHDRYLLERVTDHQMALLGDGKLRGLPGGVDQYLELREAALAGSTVTGGGNPVTSAGQAQAAGAGTGPSEAEKREARKALNRIERQIKKLDQQEKKLHDDMVKSTEKSDFDALAQQNSQLKELAEEKDTLELEWLEASELLGD, via the coding sequence TTGGCACACCTTCTTGGCGGCGAGAACCTCACGGTTTCCTACGCAACCCGCACCGTCCTGGACGGCATCACCCTGGGACTGGAGGAAGGTGACCGGATCGGCATGGTGGGCCGCAACGGCGACGGCAAGTCCACGCTGATGCGGCTCCTGGCCCTGCGGTCCACCCCGGACTCCGGCCGCGTCACCAAACGCGGCGACGTCAACGTGGGCTACCTGGACCAGAGCGACGTGCTCGACGGCGACCTGACCGTTGGGGCGGCAATCGTCGGGGACCAGGCGGACTACGAATGGGCGAGGAACCCACAGATCCGCGAGATCATGGGTGGACTGGTGTCCGACGTCGACTGGCATGCCAACGTGCACGCCCTCTCCGGCGGCCAGAAGCGGCGGGTGGCCCTCGCCAAACTGCTCATCGAAGACCACGACGTCATCATGCTCGATGAGCCCACCAACCACCTCGACGTAGAAGGGGTGGCGTGGCTATCCCGGCACCTGAAGACCCGCTGGCGGGCCAACCAGGGCGCCTTCCTGGTGGTTACCCACGACCGCTGGTTCCTCGATGAGGTTTGCAACAAGACCTGGGAAGTGCACGACGGGATCGTGGACCCCTTTGAGGGCGGTTACGCCGCCTACGTGCTGGCCCGCGCTGAGCGGGACCGGACGGCGTCGGTGGTGGAAGGCAAGCGCCAGCAGCTGGTCAAGAAGGAGCTGGCGTGGCTGCGCCGCGGTGCCCCGGCCCGGACCGCCAAGCCGAAGTTCCGGATCGAGGCAGCCAACGCACTGATCGCTGACGTGCCCGCCCCGCGCGACTCCATGGCACTGAGCAAGATGGCCACCGCCCGCCAGGGCAAGGATGTCCTGGACCTTGAGAACGTCTCGCTGAACTTCCAGGGCAGCGACGACGGCCGGAAGCTGTTCGACAACATCACCCTCCGTCTGGCGCCGGGGGAGCGGCTGGGCCTGGTGGGCGTCAACGGCGCCGGAAAGACCACCCTCCTGAAGCTCCTCAACGGCGAAATCAACCCTGACGCCGGAAAGCTGAAGCGGGGAAAGACCGTGGTCACCGCGGTCCTCACCCAGGAAGTCAAGGAGCTCGACGACGTCGCGGACCTGCGCGTCATCGAGGTCATCGAGCGTGAAAAGCGTTCCTTCAACGTGGGCGGCAAGGAATTCACGGCCGGCCAGCTGGTGGAGCAGCTCGGGTTCACCAACCAAAAGCAGTGGACACCGGTGAAGGACCTGTCCGGCGGTGAGCGGCGCCGCCTGCAGCTGCTGCGGCTGCTGGTGGGTGAACCCAACGTGCTGATGCTTGACGAGCCCACCAACGACCTCGACACCGACACCCTCGCCGCCGTCGAAGACGTCCTGGACGGCTGGCCCGGAACCCTCGTGGTGGTCAGCCACGACCGGTACCTGCTGGAACGCGTCACCGACCACCAGATGGCCCTGCTCGGCGACGGCAAACTCCGCGGCCTCCCCGGCGGCGTGGACCAGTACCTTGAACTGCGCGAAGCTGCCCTGGCCGGATCCACGGTCACGGGCGGTGGCAACCCCGTGACCAGCGCCGGCCAGGCACAGGCCGCCGGTGCGGGGACCGGCCCCTCCGAGGCCGAAAAGCGCGAGGCCCGCAAAGCCCTTAACAGGATCGAGCGGCAGATCAAGAAGCTTGACCAGCAGGAGAAGAAACTCCACGACGACATGGTCAAGAGCACAGAGAAGTCCGATTTCGACGCCCTCGCCCAACAGAACAGCCAACTCAAGGAACTGGCCGAGGAAAAGGACACCCTCGAACTCGAATGGCTGGAAGCCTCAGAACTCCTCGGCGACTGA
- a CDS encoding 4-(cytidine 5'-diphospho)-2-C-methyl-D-erythritol kinase, whose protein sequence is MSAGLEKAGRRRLAARTVRVKAPGKVNVSLAVGPLRPDGYHSVASVYLAVSLYEEVAATSTAAPGITISLSPESTLDLDAVDIPLDSRNLAYKAAAIMADVSEHATGVHLEITKRVPVAGGMGGGSADAAATLLACDALWNSGLSREELAHLAAELGADVPFSLLGGTAVGLGLGDELSPALAKAQTHWVLVVADYGLSTPEVYRTLDRLREAEGIEAGEPTGVDPQILAALRGGDAESLSRVLVNDLQRASIELSPALRDTLGIGESHGAIAGMVSGSGPTVALLAEDSVAAEALAEDLRHYGLAALPVHGPVPGARIISDTLL, encoded by the coding sequence GTGAGTGCGGGACTCGAGAAGGCAGGCAGAAGGCGGTTGGCCGCCAGGACCGTCCGGGTGAAGGCACCGGGCAAGGTCAACGTATCCCTGGCGGTGGGTCCGCTCCGGCCGGACGGCTACCACTCCGTGGCCAGCGTCTACCTTGCCGTGTCCCTCTACGAGGAAGTGGCGGCCACCAGCACCGCCGCCCCCGGGATCACCATCAGCCTCAGCCCCGAAAGCACCCTGGACCTCGACGCCGTCGACATCCCCCTGGACAGCCGTAACCTGGCCTACAAGGCGGCCGCCATCATGGCCGACGTCTCCGAACACGCCACCGGCGTGCACCTGGAAATCACCAAACGGGTGCCCGTGGCCGGTGGGATGGGCGGCGGATCAGCCGACGCCGCCGCTACGCTCCTGGCCTGCGACGCGCTCTGGAACAGCGGGTTGTCCCGCGAGGAACTTGCCCACCTTGCAGCCGAACTCGGGGCCGACGTCCCCTTCTCGCTCCTGGGCGGAACCGCCGTCGGCCTTGGCCTGGGCGACGAACTGTCCCCGGCCCTTGCCAAGGCGCAAACCCACTGGGTGCTGGTGGTGGCCGACTACGGCCTGTCCACCCCGGAGGTGTACCGGACCCTGGACCGGTTGCGCGAGGCCGAGGGGATCGAAGCCGGTGAGCCCACCGGGGTGGATCCGCAGATCCTGGCCGCGCTTCGGGGCGGCGACGCCGAATCCCTGAGCCGGGTGCTGGTCAACGACCTGCAAAGGGCGTCCATTGAACTGTCGCCCGCGCTGCGCGATACGCTGGGAATCGGCGAGTCCCACGGCGCTATCGCGGGCATGGTCTCCGGGTCCGGCCCCACCGTGGCGCTCCTCGCAGAGGACTCCGTCGCTGCCGAGGCACTGGCGGAGGACCTGCGGCACTACGGCCTGGCAGCCCTTCCCGTCCACGGCCCGGTCCCGGGCGCGCGCATCATCTCCGACACCCTCCTTTAA
- the rsmA gene encoding 16S rRNA (adenine(1518)-N(6)/adenine(1519)-N(6))-dimethyltransferase RsmA — protein sequence MTEPIPAVPAPLFGASDIRRMAEEIGVRPTKTLGQNFVIDGNTIRRIVAAAGVGPDETVLEVGPGLGSLTLGLLDAAAAVVAVEIDPVLAAKLPETVKEWRPAAANAFHLVRADAMKVTELPAEPTALVANLPYNVAVPVVLHLLQHFPSLRHGLVMVQDEVADRLAAGPGSKTYGVPSVKAAWYSQMRKAGVIGMNVFWPAPKIHSGLVAFTRREPPATTATREQVFAVVDAAFAQRRKTLRAALAGWAGGAPEAERCLLAAGVDPTARGEVIDIAAFARIAEARENRP from the coding sequence GTGACTGAACCGATTCCCGCCGTGCCCGCACCATTGTTCGGCGCTTCCGACATACGCCGGATGGCAGAGGAAATCGGGGTCAGGCCCACCAAGACGCTGGGCCAGAACTTTGTGATTGACGGCAACACCATCCGCCGGATCGTAGCCGCAGCGGGCGTGGGGCCGGATGAAACCGTACTCGAGGTGGGTCCGGGGCTGGGATCCCTCACGCTGGGACTGCTGGACGCGGCAGCAGCCGTTGTCGCCGTCGAAATCGATCCCGTGCTTGCCGCCAAGCTTCCGGAAACCGTGAAGGAATGGCGGCCGGCCGCCGCCAATGCTTTCCACCTGGTGCGCGCCGATGCCATGAAGGTCACCGAACTTCCGGCGGAACCCACCGCGCTCGTAGCCAATCTGCCCTACAACGTGGCGGTTCCCGTGGTGCTGCACCTCCTGCAGCACTTCCCCAGCCTGCGGCATGGCCTGGTGATGGTGCAGGATGAGGTGGCCGACCGCCTGGCAGCCGGCCCAGGCTCCAAGACCTACGGGGTACCCTCCGTCAAAGCCGCCTGGTACAGCCAGATGCGCAAAGCCGGCGTGATCGGCATGAACGTTTTCTGGCCGGCGCCGAAAATCCATTCCGGGTTGGTGGCCTTCACCCGCCGCGAACCCCCGGCCACCACTGCCACGCGTGAACAGGTGTTCGCCGTGGTGGACGCCGCGTTCGCGCAGCGCCGCAAGACCCTCCGGGCTGCCCTCGCCGGGTGGGCGGGGGGAGCGCCGGAAGCCGAGCGCTGCCTGCTCGCCGCCGGCGTGGACCCGACTGCACGCGGCGAGGTCATCGACATCGCGGCGTTCGCCAGGATTGCCGAAGCCAGGGAAAACCGCCCGTGA
- a CDS encoding resuscitation-promoting factor codes for MIKFFTSDGKFSFIKVGAQLLVLCGLVAGLVAFVGNNKTITLNVDGNASSVQSFGGTVAQVVKSANLDLKPGDRVSPSLDATVQNGTVININQAKEVKVSLDGAEKTVNTTAQDVEDLVTELGVASASSVSAPKDATLSLAGSFVSISTPKTVSIVADGKVDTATTTATTVGKVLDESGVTLGANDRTSQPANANVVNNMVIKVSRVDTSQTTVTSEEVPFETVTAESADMLKGEKEVTQAGAAGKLERTFKLVLVDGREASRTLVSENVAVQPVTEKITVGTKAKPAPQAAPAPAAPAAAGANSGAAAPAMMNEAMWDKIAQCESTGNWSINSGNGYYGGLQFDIQTWIGAGGGAYAPNASLATKAQQIDIANRVYAQRGLSPWGCGWAASR; via the coding sequence GTGATCAAGTTCTTCACATCGGACGGCAAGTTCAGCTTTATCAAGGTTGGCGCCCAACTGTTGGTGCTCTGCGGCCTGGTCGCAGGCCTCGTAGCCTTCGTGGGCAATAACAAAACAATCACGCTCAACGTGGACGGCAATGCGTCGTCCGTGCAGTCCTTTGGCGGAACAGTGGCGCAGGTGGTCAAGAGCGCCAACCTGGACCTGAAGCCCGGTGACCGCGTGTCACCTTCACTCGATGCAACGGTGCAGAACGGCACCGTCATCAACATCAACCAGGCCAAAGAGGTCAAGGTTAGCCTGGACGGTGCCGAGAAGACCGTGAACACCACCGCGCAGGATGTTGAAGACCTGGTGACTGAGCTTGGCGTGGCCAGTGCCTCGTCCGTCTCGGCGCCCAAGGATGCCACCCTCTCGCTGGCTGGGTCCTTTGTCTCCATCTCCACCCCCAAGACCGTCAGCATAGTTGCCGACGGCAAGGTGGACACCGCCACCACTACGGCGACCACCGTCGGCAAGGTCCTGGACGAGTCCGGGGTGACCCTGGGAGCCAATGACCGTACCTCCCAGCCGGCCAACGCCAACGTGGTGAACAACATGGTCATCAAGGTCTCCCGGGTGGACACCAGCCAGACCACGGTTACCAGCGAAGAGGTGCCCTTCGAGACGGTGACGGCAGAAAGCGCCGACATGCTCAAGGGCGAGAAGGAAGTCACGCAGGCAGGCGCGGCCGGAAAGCTTGAGCGCACCTTCAAGCTGGTGCTGGTGGACGGACGGGAAGCCTCCCGCACACTCGTGTCCGAGAACGTGGCTGTCCAGCCGGTTACCGAGAAGATCACCGTTGGCACCAAGGCCAAGCCTGCACCGCAGGCCGCCCCGGCTCCTGCCGCTCCTGCCGCTGCAGGCGCCAATAGCGGCGCGGCAGCACCGGCCATGATGAATGAAGCCATGTGGGACAAGATTGCCCAGTGCGAGTCCACCGGAAACTGGAGCATCAACAGCGGCAACGGCTACTACGGCGGCCTGCAGTTCGATATCCAGACCTGGATCGGCGCCGGCGGCGGCGCCTACGCGCCGAACGCCAGCCTCGCCACCAAAGCGCAGCAGATCGACATTGCCAACCGCGTCTACGCGCAGCGCGGACTGTCGCCGTGGGGCTGCGGCTGGGCGGCCAGCCGCTGA
- a CDS encoding TatD family hydrolase yields MCTSSIPAAYRLPAADQTLDPDAGRRRDFPPAPEPLPVPVMDNHTHLDFPEGNSPVGIKAALDAAAAVGVQGAVQVGCDLESSRFTVEAVEQDQRLLGAVALHPNDAPRYAADGGLEDALAEIERLAAHPRIRAIGETGLDFYRTEGEGLRDQEYSFRRHIDIAKRLGLTLQIHDRDAHSDVVRVLQEEGAPERVVFHCFSGDEELARTCNNQGWWMSFAGTLTFKNAANLRAALAVADRQLIMVETDAPFLTPHPHRGRPNASYMVPYTVRAMAELTGSDLAGLCTAISENTLRAYGSWA; encoded by the coding sequence ATGTGCACTTCGTCGATTCCCGCCGCTTACCGGCTGCCGGCCGCGGACCAAACCCTGGACCCTGATGCCGGGCGCCGCAGGGATTTCCCGCCGGCGCCGGAGCCCCTGCCCGTGCCGGTCATGGACAACCACACCCACCTGGACTTCCCGGAAGGAAACAGTCCCGTGGGAATCAAGGCTGCACTGGATGCGGCTGCGGCAGTGGGCGTGCAGGGGGCGGTGCAGGTGGGCTGCGACCTGGAGTCCTCACGGTTCACGGTGGAGGCGGTGGAACAGGACCAACGGCTCCTTGGAGCTGTGGCACTGCACCCTAACGATGCTCCGCGGTATGCCGCCGACGGGGGGCTTGAGGACGCCTTGGCCGAGATCGAGCGCCTGGCTGCGCATCCCCGGATCCGTGCCATCGGAGAAACCGGCCTGGACTTCTACCGCACGGAAGGGGAAGGACTTCGGGACCAGGAATACTCGTTCCGCCGGCACATCGACATCGCCAAGCGCTTGGGCCTCACCCTCCAGATCCACGACCGTGACGCGCACAGTGACGTGGTGCGGGTGCTGCAGGAGGAGGGAGCGCCGGAACGGGTGGTGTTCCATTGCTTTTCAGGTGATGAGGAGCTGGCCAGGACCTGTAACAACCAGGGCTGGTGGATGTCTTTTGCGGGCACGCTGACGTTCAAGAATGCAGCCAATCTCCGGGCTGCGCTCGCCGTGGCCGACCGGCAGCTCATCATGGTGGAAACGGATGCCCCGTTCCTGACCCCGCACCCGCACCGGGGGCGTCCGAACGCCAGCTACATGGTCCCCTACACGGTGCGCGCCATGGCAGAATTGACAGGCTCCGATCTTGCCGGACTCTGCACCGCAATCAGCGAAAATACCCTGCGGGCATACGGATCCTGGGCGTGA
- a CDS encoding AAA family ATPase encodes MEPLRRTANNGSAPNLNLAGVADSVSHLNGHRPAAMDPASFHAAAQRILSTVNTVIDGKSDAAKLALTVLLAQGHLLVEDVPGVGKTLLAKTLARSIDCTVNRIQFTPDLLPSDVTGVSIYNQASRLFEFRPGAVFANIVIGDEINRASAKTQSALLECMEEHQVTVDGNTYKLDEPFMVVATQNPIEMEGTYPLPEAQRDRFMARISMGYPDREAEIEMLETHQAVSPLASVSPVVTAADVAAMTATVQQVYVSESVKEYTVSLGRATRESPLLRLGASPRSLLQLLRAAKATAALDGRDFVLPDDVRDVAEAVLAHRIILDRKAAGAGETPHSVLRGLLSRLPVPQAQPGQPGRAAAAAGSSRNR; translated from the coding sequence ATGGAACCCCTCCGACGCACTGCCAACAATGGAAGCGCACCGAACCTGAACCTTGCCGGCGTCGCCGATTCCGTCAGCCACCTTAACGGGCACCGGCCGGCAGCCATGGACCCGGCCTCCTTCCATGCCGCGGCCCAACGTATCCTCAGCACCGTCAACACGGTCATCGACGGCAAGTCCGATGCCGCCAAGCTGGCGCTCACCGTCCTCCTTGCCCAGGGCCACCTGCTGGTGGAGGACGTGCCCGGCGTCGGGAAAACGCTGCTGGCAAAAACCCTTGCCCGGTCCATCGACTGCACCGTCAACCGGATCCAGTTCACGCCCGACCTGCTGCCCTCCGACGTCACCGGGGTGTCCATCTACAACCAAGCCTCGAGGCTCTTTGAATTCCGGCCCGGCGCGGTGTTCGCAAACATCGTCATCGGTGATGAAATCAACCGGGCCTCCGCCAAGACACAGTCCGCCCTCCTGGAATGCATGGAAGAGCACCAGGTTACGGTTGACGGCAACACTTACAAGCTCGACGAGCCGTTCATGGTGGTCGCAACCCAGAACCCTATCGAGATGGAGGGGACGTACCCCCTGCCGGAAGCCCAGCGCGACCGGTTCATGGCCCGGATTTCGATGGGCTACCCGGACAGGGAGGCGGAGATCGAGATGCTTGAAACCCATCAGGCGGTCTCACCCCTGGCCAGCGTCTCCCCCGTGGTCACCGCCGCGGACGTGGCAGCCATGACAGCCACCGTCCAGCAGGTCTATGTGTCCGAATCCGTGAAGGAATACACGGTGTCCCTGGGCCGGGCAACCCGGGAAAGCCCGCTGTTGCGGCTCGGCGCCAGTCCCCGTTCGCTGCTGCAGCTGCTGCGCGCCGCGAAGGCCACCGCTGCCCTGGACGGACGCGACTTCGTGCTGCCGGACGATGTGCGGGATGTGGCCGAAGCGGTCCTGGCACACCGCATCATCCTGGACCGGAAAGCCGCCGGGGCGGGCGAGACGCCGCACAGTGTCCTGCGTGGCCTCCTGTCCCGGCTGCCCGTGCCGCAGGCCCAGCCGGGACAACCGGGCCGTGCGGCCGCTGCCGCCGGCAGCAGCAGGAACCGCTAG